A region from the Bombyx mori chromosome 15, ASM3026992v2 genome encodes:
- the Nep1 gene encoding Nep1 protein — protein MGKKRKLVSKDDDFEFDPIPKHLVTSHIKKQEKRLIVILENAQLESVKNGNSFELLNCDDHGHILRKNDRDPGSCRPDITHQSLLMLMDSPLNRAGLLQVYIHTEKNVLIEINPQTRIPRTFKRFAGLMVQLLHKFAIRASDGPMKLLKVIKNPVTSHLPVGVKKITMSFSSKIVQNCRDLVPKDEPIVMVIGAMAHGKVEVDYSEDVISISNYPLSAALTCAKLCSAFEEVWGVA, from the exons ATgggtaaaaaaagaaaattggttTCTAAAGatgatgattttgaatttgatccGATTCCTAAACATTTGGTTACTTCACACATAAAAAAGCAGGAAAAACGTCTTATAGTTATCCTGGAAAACGCACAACTGGAAAGCGTGAAA AATGGAAATAGCTTTGAGCTATTAAACTGTGATGACCATGGtcacattttaagaaaaaacgaTCGTGATCCTGGTTCTTGTCGCCCAGATATTACGCATCAGTCTCTCCTCATGTTGATGGACTCCCCGTTGAACAGAGCTGGCTTACTGCAGGTCTATATTCatacagaaaaaaatgttttaatcgaAATTAATCCACAAACAAGAATACCTAGAACATTCAAGCGTTTTGCTGGATTAAtgg TTCAACTTCTACACAAGTTTGCAATTAGAGCATCAGATGGGCCAATGAAACTTTTGAAAGTTATTAAAAATCCTGTCACGTCACATCTACCAGTTGGAGTCAAGAAAATTACTATGTCTTTTAGTTCTAAAATAGTTCAGAATTGCAGAGATCTGGTCCCAAAAGACGAACCCATTGTGATGGTCATAGGTGCAATGGCTCATGGTAAAGTTGAAGTAGACTACTCTGAAGATGTCATATCTATCAGCAATTATCCTTTATCAGCAGCATTGACTTGTGCTAAACTTTGTTCAGCATTTGAAGAAGTTTGGGGAGTAGCATAA